A DNA window from Allokutzneria albata contains the following coding sequences:
- a CDS encoding isochorismatase family protein gives MTRALIVVDVQNDFCEGGSLAVNGGAAVAAAISEHMATKDYDHVVATRDYHVDPGGHFSETPDYVDSWPVHCVAGTAGASFHPELDITRVEAVFSKGAYSAAYSGFEGADATGRTLADWLRARNVDAVDVVGIATDHCVRATALDAAQEGFAVTVLLGLTAGVSQSTVDTALTALGEAGVRTDGTPVVR, from the coding sequence ATGACTAGGGCACTCATCGTTGTGGACGTGCAGAACGACTTCTGCGAGGGCGGTTCGCTCGCGGTGAACGGCGGGGCGGCCGTCGCGGCCGCGATCTCCGAACACATGGCCACCAAGGACTACGACCACGTCGTGGCCACGCGGGACTACCACGTCGATCCGGGCGGCCACTTCAGCGAGACCCCGGACTACGTCGACTCCTGGCCGGTGCACTGCGTCGCGGGCACCGCGGGCGCGTCCTTCCACCCGGAGCTGGACATCACGCGCGTGGAGGCGGTCTTCTCGAAGGGCGCTTATTCGGCGGCCTACTCCGGTTTCGAGGGCGCTGACGCCACCGGGCGCACGCTCGCCGACTGGCTTCGTGCGCGAAACGTGGACGCGGTCGATGTCGTAGGCATCGCGACCGACCACTGCGTGCGCGCGACGGCTCTGGACGCCGCACAGGAGGGTTTCGCGGTCACCGTGCTGCTCGGCCTCACCGCGGGCGTTTCGCAGTCCACTGTGGACACAGCGCTGACCGCGCTCGGCGAAGCCGGGGTCCGGACGGACGGAACCCCGGTGGTCCGCTAG
- a CDS encoding nicotinate phosphoribosyltransferase: MTASSTAFLTDHYELTMLASALRDGTADRPCVFELFARRLPTGRRYGVVAGTGRFLDALANFRFGDEELSKLEASAVVDRATLDWLANYRFSGDIVGYPEGELYFPGSPVMTVTASFGEGVLLETLALSILNHDSAVASAAARMSSAANGRRLIEMGSRRTHEEAAVASARCAYLAGFTSTSNLEAGRRYGIPTAGTCAHAFTLLHDSEEDAFRAQVDALGVQTTLLVDTYDISRGIERAVRVAGPKLGAVRIDSGDLGVLARQAREQLDALGARETKIVVSGDLDEYSIAALRAEPVDAYGVGTSLVTGSGAPTAGMVYKLVEVDGRPVAKRSSHKESRGGRKAALRRYKATGTAVEEVVYHVDGPAPEHHDHDRELQIPLVRAGQVVPELPTLDDGRQRLRQALVSVPWEGLALSGGEPVIPTVFA, translated from the coding sequence ATGACGGCGTCTAGCACCGCTTTCCTGACCGACCACTACGAGCTGACGATGCTGGCCAGCGCGCTGCGCGACGGCACGGCGGACCGGCCGTGCGTGTTCGAGCTGTTCGCGCGGCGCCTGCCGACAGGGCGGCGCTACGGCGTGGTCGCGGGCACAGGGCGGTTCCTGGACGCACTGGCGAACTTCCGCTTCGGTGACGAAGAACTCTCGAAGCTCGAAGCGTCCGCCGTCGTGGACCGCGCGACCCTGGACTGGCTGGCGAACTACCGGTTCAGCGGCGACATCGTCGGCTACCCGGAGGGCGAGCTGTACTTCCCCGGCTCCCCCGTCATGACCGTGACCGCGTCCTTCGGCGAAGGCGTGCTGCTGGAGACGCTGGCGCTGTCCATCCTCAACCACGACAGCGCCGTGGCCTCCGCGGCGGCGCGGATGTCGTCCGCGGCCAACGGGCGCAGGCTGATCGAGATGGGCTCGCGGCGCACGCACGAGGAGGCCGCGGTCGCGTCGGCGCGCTGCGCGTACCTCGCCGGCTTCACCTCAACGTCCAATTTGGAGGCTGGGCGGCGCTACGGCATCCCCACCGCGGGCACTTGTGCACACGCCTTCACGTTGTTGCACGACAGCGAAGAGGACGCGTTCCGCGCACAGGTCGACGCGCTCGGCGTCCAGACCACGCTCTTGGTAGACACCTACGACATCAGCAGGGGCATCGAGCGCGCTGTCCGCGTCGCGGGCCCGAAGCTCGGCGCGGTGCGGATCGACTCCGGCGACCTCGGCGTGCTCGCGCGGCAGGCGCGCGAACAGCTCGACGCACTCGGCGCCCGCGAGACCAAGATCGTGGTCTCCGGCGACCTGGACGAGTACTCGATCGCCGCGCTGCGCGCCGAACCGGTGGACGCCTACGGCGTCGGCACCTCGCTGGTCACCGGTTCCGGCGCGCCGACCGCCGGAATGGTCTACAAGCTGGTCGAGGTCGACGGCCGCCCGGTCGCGAAGCGCAGCTCGCACAAGGAGTCCAGGGGCGGGCGCAAGGCCGCGCTGCGCCGCTACAAGGCGACCGGCACCGCGGTGGAGGAGGTCGTCTACCACGTGGACGGTCCGGCGCCGGAACATCACGATCACGACAGGGAACTCCAGATTCCCCTGGTGCGCGCTGGACAGGTGGTGCCGGAGCTGCCCACCCTGGATGACGGCAGGCAGCGCCTGCGCCAGGCACTGGTCAGCGTGCCGTGGGAGGGCCTGGCGCTCTCCGGCGGCGAGCCGGTCATCCCGACGGTCTTCGCGTGA